A single Anopheles arabiensis isolate DONGOLA chromosome 2, AaraD3, whole genome shotgun sequence DNA region contains:
- the LOC120908731 gene encoding vacuolar protein sorting-associated protein VTA1 homolog — protein MAVNLPPVTPLLKPIQHYLKTAQEHDTRDPVVAYWCRLYALQLGLKIPHQTMDDRKVLVAIMDWLEATKRASADNESITNDVAALAYLENYALKLFLYADKQDRAGNFGKNVVKAFYTAGMIYDACQTFGDLTEEVTQNRKYAKWKASYIHNCLKNGETPVPGPMPTEGEEDGKDYDQDAGGAFQPNPEPQPGPSNTPAAPPHFPSAMPTPPPAGPTNFTTTDPFSNVKAPTPPSEPEKPPGGFQPYTGGPVADAAGLPVESNRMVTPGGVQLRPDQITKAQKYCRWAESALNYEDLKTSIDNLQKALRLLQTGQDG, from the coding sequence ATGGCAGTCAACCTTCCGCCCGTTACGCCGCTGCTGAAGCCCATCCAGCACTATCTCAAGACGGCCCAGGAGCATGATACCCGCGATCCGGTCGTAGCCTACTGGTGTCGTCTGTAcgcgctgcagctgggccTGAAAATCCCCCACCAGACCATGGACGATCGGAAAGTGCTGGTGGCAATAATGGACTGGCTGGAGGCGACCAAGCGAGCGTCGGCGGACAACGAATCCATCACGAACGATGTGGCCGCGCTGGCCTATCTGGAGAACTACGCCTTAAAGTTGTTCCTGTACGCGGACAAGCAGGACCGGGCGGGCAACTTCGGCAAGAATGTCGTCAAAGCGTTCTACACCGCCGGCATGATCTACGACGCGTGCCAAACGTTTGGCGACCTGACGGAGGAGGTAACACAGAACCGGAAGTACGCCAAGTGGAAGGCTTCCTACATTCACAACTGTCTCAAGAACGGCGAAACGCCCGTCCCGGGCCCTATGCCTACCGAGGGGGAAGAGGATGGCAAAGATTATGACCAGGATGCGGGAGGAGCCTTTCAACCGAACCCGGAACCCCAGCCCGGTCCGAGCAACACGCCTGCCGCACCGCCACACTTCCCGAGCGCAATGCCCACACCACCGCCGGCAGGTCCCACCAacttcaccaccaccgatcCGTTCAGCAACGTAAAGGCGCCAACACCGCCCAGCGAGCCGGAGAAACCGCCCGGTGGCTTTCAGCCCTACACGGGTGGACCGGTGGCGGACGCGGCTGGACTGCCGGTGGAATCGAACCGAATGGTCACGCCGGGCGGAGTGCAGCTGCGACCGGATCAAATCACCAAAGCGCAGAAGTACTGCCGATGGGCGGAAAGTGCCCTCAACTACGAGGATTTGAAAACTTCAATCGATAATCTCCAGAAAGCGCTCCGTCTGCTGCAAACCGGACAGGATGGGTAG
- the LOC120908717 gene encoding chromatin assembly factor 1 subunit B, with protein MKCQIPEISWHNRDPVLSVDIQPKGANDRDHQYRLASGGTDSHVLIWYMIQTPECGTINLELAADLTRHQRAVNAVRWSPSGELLASGDDESVIFIWKQKGETETLNILENTNDQDKETWLTMKILRGHMEDVYDLSWSANSQFLISGSVDNSAIVWDVQRGKNTAILQDHKGFVQGVAWDPQNKYLATLSTDRYFRVYDVQTKRVVSRCHKCVLPVPKDHPLRDKTIRLYHDDTLQTFFRRLSFSPDGNIIVTPSGMAEIEGVSKPLNTTYIFTRNSLKQPSFTLPSPDQYTVAVRFCPVYFQHRPHAESKPPLVPLPYRMVFAVATKSSVYLYDTQQAAPFALISNIHYTRLTDMSWSSDGRILIVSSTDGFCSMIFFSDGELGTIYQPPSPEASAADEPSTSSKADETKRDDDSKSTPPPKEKQDKPAQPIAFRRKPKPEESSTPSKADEIIIDDDSNSTPPPQKDDNGKKPSSEKPPQPIAIRRKPKPEEPKTPPKADEMKMDDGSESTPPQKDDTSKKQEKPAQPIAIRRKPKPEEPKPTTSEGAVVVSPTVEKIVQPGVEFVIEKEKIISSDEKFESPSKKDRPVTPIAVRRHPRTPSDSANESKAGSAASSSSVGKNSPKPIAIRRHPRKHEAGASKPTVEPTAEEDANDTWPIDQPKPLGVAEQKKATLSQLPCPMETDQTEDIVLVVESDGEEEAAAAAAVQAKESDSEVQKTPRRVEFRTISTPKSKKKLL; from the exons ATGAAGTGCCAAATTCCGGAAATATCGTGGCACAACCGTGATCCCGTGCTGAGTGTTGACATTCAGCCGAAGGGTGCGAACGATCGGGATCACCAATATCGGCTGGCATCTGGTGGGACTGACTCGCATGTGCTG ATTTGGTACATGATTCAAACGCCGGAATGTGGTACGATCAACTTGGAGCTGGCCGCTGACCTTACGCGACACCAGCGTGCGGTAAACGCGGTACGATGGTCCCCTTCCGGTGAGCTGCTCGCGTCCGGCGATGACGAAAGTGTGATCTTCATCTGGAAGCAGAAGGGAGAAACGGAAACGCTGAACATTCTGG AAAACACCAACGACCAGGACAAGGAGACGTGGCTGACGATGAAGATTCTGCGCGGCCACATGGAGGACGTGTACGATCTGTCGTGGTCGGCCAACTCACAGTTTCTCATCAGCGGCTCGGTCGACAACTCGGCCATCGTGTGGGATGTGCAGCGCGGCAAGAACACGGCGATCTTGCAAGATCACAAGGGCTTTGTGCAGGGTGTAGCCTGGGATCCACAGAACAAGTACCTGGCGACGCTCAGCACGGACCGGTACTTCCGGGTGTACGACGTGCAGACGAAGCGCGTTGTATCGCGATGTCACAAGTGTGTGCTTCCCGTGCCGAAAGACCACCCGTTGAGGGATAAAACCATTCGCCTGTATCACGACGACACGCTGCAGACATTCTTCCGGCGTTTAAGCTTCAGTCCGGATGGGAACATTATCGTAACGCCGTCCGGGATGGCTGAAATTGAGGGTGTCTCGAAGCCGCTGAACACGACGTACATCTTCACGCGCAACTCACTCAAACA GCCCAGCTTCACACTTCCATCTCCTGATCAGTACACGGTGGCGGTTCGCTTCTGTCCCGTGTACTTCCAGCATCGTCCACACGCAGAGAGCAAACCCCCGCTGGTTCCCCTCCCATACCGCATGGTGTTTGCGGTGGCGACGAAGAGCTCCGTCTATCTGTACGACACACAGCAGGCGGCGCCGTTTGCTCTGATCTCCAACATCCACTACACGCGACTCACGGACATGTCGTGGTCATCGGACGGAAGAATACTGATCGTGTCCAGTACGGATGGTTTCTGTTCGATGATTTTCTTCTCCGACGGTGAGCTGGGAACGATCTATCAGCCTCCATCGCCGGAAGCATCTGCAGCAGATGAGCCCAGCACCTCTTCCAAGGCAGATGAAACCAAGAGGGATGATGATTCAAAATCAACACCACCGCCAAAGGAGAAGCAAGATAAGCCGGCCCAACCGATTGCATTTAGAAGGAAGCCGAAACCGGAAGAATCTAGCACACCTTCCAAGGCAGATGAAATAATAATAGACGATGACTCGAAttcaacaccaccaccgcagaAGGATGATAATGGAAAGAAGCCTTCTTCAGAAAAGCCGCCCCAACCGATTGCAATTAGAAGAAAGCCGAAACCGGAAGAACCCAAGACACCTCCTAAGGCAGATGAAATGAAGATGGATGATGGCTCAGAATCAACACCACCGCAAAAGGATGACACTAGTAAGAAGCAGGAAAAACCAGCCCAACCGATTGCGATTAGAAGGAAGCCGAAACCGGAGGAACCGAAACCGACCACCAGCGAGGGCGCCGTGGTCGTCTCCCCGACCGTCGAAAAGATCGTACAACCTGGGGTGGAGTTTGTCAtcgagaaggaaaaaatcatcAGCAGTGACGAGAAGTTCGAAAGTCCTTCGAAAAAGGATCGACCCGTTACGCCGATCGCGGTACGACGACACCCGAGAACTCCCTCCGACAGTGCGAACGAATCAAAGGCAGGGTCGGCGGCGTCCTCATCTTCGGTGGGCAAGAATTCACCCAAACCAATCGCTATCCGTAGACATCCGCGAAAGCATGAGGCCGGCGCGAGCAAACCAACCGTCGAACCGACGGCCGaggaagatgccaacgacacctGGCCCATCGATCAACCGAAACCGTTGGGCGTGGCGGAGCAAAAGAAGGCAACACTGTCGCAACTGCCCTGCCCGATGGAAACGGACCAGACGGAGGACattgtgctggtggtggaatcGGATGGGGAGGAGGaagccgccgctgccgccgcggTCCAGGCAAAGGAGTCCGATTCTGAAGTGCAGAAAACGCCTCGACGGGTCGAGTTTCGTACGATATCAACGCCGAAATCGAAGAAGAAGCTTTTATGA
- the LOC120908718 gene encoding uncharacterized protein LOC120908718 encodes MPKENETLEIDSKENLGMRVKRKRKNAHPVRKYFARSGETQQKCTFCGWHTVENATRMVQHIANRCADVPDAVRNEIAGTMLDAEERLQQSSFTNHNKKAIHNYFRSIDNDRKRCCVFCKWTTVLNLTRMRQHITQACHSVPTDIQQSFIKQDYMDESECDTYCIINVDDGDRKGLQVVSSSALDASNNEGEQIQEVVINAEDEYDTKEEGALTFYEETVLDTIAELNAADEDSVGPTKLENEHTEVELLEGEQVGEELEHVELDEIDDLEYVHIPEGRYYTANKGNAEKRQLSAKSSSKDEELDEPVAKRRPEVKVVTSRSLQQKSQSSREEQIRKLRTRFNVAEALRKSILVKKEPEKPLPTRSTSMVPKNEKQQNDAQPRPRSKTSSSTPTTTQQQQQPKSPQETKKPMATSTPFEKPARRQQQEGDGAVADEPGSCHSFGGGHVYPQEAPRFVDHKLQYTKAVISRPAPAFEATAVVDGAFKKIKLSDYRGKYLVFFFYPLDFTFVCPTEILAFSDRVNEFKKLNAEVIAASIDSHFTHLAWINTPRKEGGLGKINIPLVSDITHSISKDYGVFLDDLGHTLRGLFIIDDRGVLRQITMNDLPVGRSVDETLRLVQAFQYTDKHGEVCPAGWKPGQDTIVPNPEEKIKYFEKNH; translated from the exons ATGCCGAAGGAAAACGAGACGCTCGAGATCGATAGTAAGGAAAACCTAGGGATGAGGGTGAAGCGGAAGCGCAAAAATGCGCACCCGGTGCGTAAGTATTTCGCCCGCTCGGGGGAAACGCAGCAAAAGTGCACCTTCTGCGGCTGGCACACGGTGGAGAATGCGACGCGGATGGTGCAGCACATCGCGAACCGTTGCGCGGACGTGCCGGACGCGGTGCGGAACGAGATCGCCGGCACGATGCTGGACGCGGAAGAGCGGCTGCAGCAGTCGTCCTTCACGAACCACAACAAGAAAGCGATCCACAACTACTTCCGCTCCATCGACAACGATCGGAAGCGctgctgtgtgttttgcaaGTGGACCACGGTCCTGAACCTGACCCGGATGCGGCAGCACATTACGCAGGCCTGCCACAGCGTCCCGACCGACATCCAGCAGAGCTTCATCAAGCAGGACTACATGGACGAGTCGGAGTGTGACACGTACTGCATCATCAATGTGGACGATGGCGATCGCAAGGGGCTGCAGGTGGTGTCTAGCAGCGCGCTCGATGCGTCCAACAATGAGGGCGAACAGATCCAGGAGGTGGTCATCAATGCGGAGGACGAGTACGACACAAAGGAGGAGGGGGCGTTAACGTTCTACGAGGAAACCGTGCTGGATACGATCGCCGAGCTAAATGCGGCCGACGAGGACAGTGTGGGGCCCACGAAGCTGGAAAACGAACACACGGAGGTGGAGTTGTTAGAAGGCGAGCAGGTGGGCGAGGAGCTGGAACATGTGGAGCTGGACGAAATCGATGATCTGGAGTACGTGCATATACCGGAAGGACGATACTACACGGCGAACAAAGGCAACGCCGAGAAGCGGCAATTGTCGGCCAAATCCTCCTCCAAGGACGAGGAGCTGGACGAACCGGTAGCTAAAAGGCGTCCCGAGGTGAAAGTTGTGACGAGTCGATCGCTTCAGCAAAAGTCCCAGTCCAGTCGAGAGGAACAGATCAGAAAGCTTCGCACGCGATTCAATGTGGCCGAAGCATTGAGAAAGTCGATACTCGTGAAGAAGGAGCCCGAAAAGCCTTTACCGACGAGAAGCACCTCAATGGTACccaaaaatgaaaagcaacaaaacgacGCCCAACCGCGACCTCGAAGTAAGACGAGCTCCTCCACGCCTACTaccacccagcagcagcagcagccgaagaGTCCGCAGGAAACGAAGAAACCGATGGCCACCTCGACTCCGTTTGAAAAACCCGCTCGTCGACAGCAGCAG GAGGGTGACGGTGCGGTGGCGGATGAGCCCGGCTCCTGCCATTCGTTCGGCGGTGGGCATGTGTACCCGCAGGAGGCGCCCCGCTTCGTCGACCACAAGCTGCAGTACACGAAGGCGGTCATCTCCCGGCCAGCACCCGCGTTCGAGGCCACCGCCGTCGTGGACGGTGCGTTCAAGAAGATCAAGCTGTCGGACTACCGTGGCAAGTATCTGGTGTTCTTCTTCTACCCGCTCGACTTTACGTTCGTGTGTCCGACGGAAATTTTGGCCTTCTCCGACCGGGTGAACGAGTTCAAGAAGCTGAACGCGGAGGTGATTGCGGCCAGCATCGATTCGCACTTCACACATCTGGCCTGGATCAACACGCCGCGCAAGGAGGGCGGGCTGGGCAAGATCAACATTCCGCTCGTGAGCGACATCACGCACAGCATCTCGAAGGATTACGGTGTGTTTTTGGACGATCTGGGCCACACCCTGCG CGGTCTGTTCATCATCGACGATCGCGGTGTGCTGAGACAGATTACCATGAACGATCTGCCGGTTGGTCGTTCCGTGGATGAGACGCTCCGGTTAGTTCAAGCATTCCAGTACACGGATAAGCATGGTGAGGTGTGCCCCGCCGGATGGAAGCCGGGTCAGGATacg ATCGTCCCCAATCCGGAGGAAAAGATTAAATATTTTGAGAAAAATCATTGA